GCCCCGCCGGCTTCGCAGCCCTACCAGCTCGACTTGACCACCCCGGGGAGCTCGCCGCGAAGGGCCATCTCCCTGAAGCAGAGCCGGCAGAGGTCGAACTTCCTGTAATAGGCCCTGGGACGGCCGCACCGGGGACAGCGGTTGTATTCCCTGACCTTGAACTTCTTGGGCCTCGCGGCCTTTGCAATGAGTGACTTCTTCGCCAAGACTTTTCCTCCGATACGTCCGATGTGGTTGAAGAGCGGCGGTGAGCCGCCGGACCCCGCACAGCCCCGCTCTCTTCACGGAGCCGCCGCCTTCGCGGAGCCCCGCC
The nucleotide sequence above comes from Deltaproteobacteria bacterium. Encoded proteins:
- a CDS encoding type Z 30S ribosomal protein S14, whose translation is MAKKSLIAKAARPKKFKVREYNRCPRCGRPRAYYRKFDLCRLCFREMALRGELPGVVKSSW